The proteins below are encoded in one region of Thermoanaerobacterium sp. PSU-2:
- the murA gene encoding UDP-N-acetylglucosamine 1-carboxyvinyltransferase has translation MVYTKIIVESSPALKGTVKVSGAKNSVLPIIAASLLSEGEVIIDDVPELKDVNVMIELIKFLGAKCTFQDGKLKINVDIKDVEAPYELVKKMRASFLVMGPILARLGHAKISLPGGCAIGTRPIDLHLKGFQTLGAEIDIGHGYVEAKAKKLVGKKVYLDFPSVGATENIMMAAVFADGLTTIENAAEEPEVVDLANFLNKMGANIKGAGTDTIRIEGVKELKATEHTVIPDRIEAGTYMVASAMTGGDVLIENVIVDHVKPIIAKLTECGIEVYEEGTGVRVRGCESYKAVDIKTLPYPGFPTDMQAQMMAMMAGAKGTSVIIETVFENRFMHVDELKRMGADIKIEGRTAVVTGIDHLSGAEVKATDLRAGAALILAGLIADGKTIINDVYHIDRGYVNIEDKLRSLGAIIYRVD, from the coding sequence GTAAAGGTAAGTGGAGCGAAAAATTCTGTTTTGCCTATCATCGCAGCATCTTTGCTTTCAGAAGGAGAAGTAATTATAGATGACGTGCCAGAGCTTAAAGATGTGAATGTGATGATAGAGCTTATAAAGTTTTTAGGTGCCAAATGTACATTTCAGGATGGAAAGCTTAAGATAAATGTGGACATAAAAGATGTGGAGGCACCGTATGAACTGGTTAAAAAGATGAGAGCATCTTTCCTTGTGATGGGGCCTATTCTGGCAAGATTGGGTCATGCAAAGATATCGCTGCCGGGTGGCTGTGCCATAGGGACAAGACCTATAGACTTACACTTAAAGGGATTTCAGACGCTGGGTGCAGAGATAGACATAGGTCATGGGTATGTGGAAGCAAAAGCTAAAAAGCTTGTAGGCAAAAAGGTTTATCTGGACTTTCCAAGCGTCGGCGCTACGGAAAATATCATGATGGCTGCTGTATTTGCAGATGGGCTTACTACCATTGAAAATGCAGCCGAAGAACCGGAAGTAGTGGATCTTGCCAATTTTCTCAATAAGATGGGAGCTAACATAAAAGGTGCTGGCACAGACACCATAAGGATAGAAGGCGTGAAAGAGCTTAAAGCTACAGAGCATACTGTCATACCAGATAGGATTGAAGCTGGCACGTACATGGTTGCATCTGCCATGACTGGCGGTGATGTACTTATCGAAAATGTCATAGTCGATCACGTCAAGCCTATAATTGCCAAGTTGACTGAGTGTGGCATCGAAGTGTATGAGGAAGGCACAGGCGTCAGGGTAAGAGGTTGTGAAAGCTATAAAGCAGTTGACATAAAGACACTGCCGTATCCGGGCTTTCCCACAGACATGCAGGCTCAGATGATGGCAATGATGGCTGGAGCAAAAGGTACCAGTGTAATCATAGAGACAGTGTTTGAAAACAGATTTATGCATGTAGATGAATTAAAAAGGATGGGCGCGGATATAAAGATCGAAGGAAGAACCGCAGTCGTAACAGGCATCGATCATTTATCAGGTGCAGAAGTGAAGGCAACAGATTTAAGAGCTGGAGCTGCACTCATATTAGCAGGACTTATAGCAGATGGAAAGACCATTATAAACGATGTGTACCATATAGACAGAGGTTATGTAAACATCGAGGATAAGCTTAGAAGTCTTGGGGCAATCATATACAGAGTCGATTGA
- a CDS encoding DUF1659 domain-containing protein: protein MAVISTPQASRLSISYITGKDERGVDVIRSRTYNNIKSSALDQDVMDVASVLSGLQTYPVKSVTRINQVDLAQE from the coding sequence ATGGCAGTTATATCTACACCACAGGCCTCAAGGCTTTCCATATCATACATCACTGGAAAAGACGAGAGAGGCGTCGATGTCATAAGAAGCAGGACTTACAACAACATTAAAAGTTCTGCCCTTGATCAGGATGTGATGGATGTGGCATCAGTTTTAAGTGGCCTTCAAACATATCCTGTGAAATCTGTGACACGCATAAACCAAGTAGACCTGGCGCAAGAGTAA
- a CDS encoding YvrJ family protein — protein MNEIFAGIANLGFPIVVSIYLLVRIEGKIDNLTNSINELTKAITKIE, from the coding sequence ATGAATGAGATCTTTGCAGGTATCGCCAATCTTGGGTTTCCAATAGTAGTAAGCATTTACCTATTAGTTAGAATAGAAGGCAAGATAGATAATTTGACCAATTCTATAAATGAGTTGACAAAAGCCATAACAAAGATAGAATAA
- a CDS encoding nucleoside phosphorylase — protein MVYISASMYVEAKPIIDYYNLKKDVDERYYQVFKSDNMRLIITGVGKVNCAAATSHLLAKIPPDDGDIVVNVGICGAKDGFQIGTPYLINKIKDASTGRDYYPDILLNHDLKECSIETFDKPLSSQELLEEELCDMESSGFYVSASKYVEQHRIFLIKVVSDRVGIDTVSKDDVLKLIQNNVEKIDAFIKSAEEFAKVDGSFFKKEELELMEKIFSSLKLTKSLKEILYKSCLHYKVRTGDDILFLENIGLSDVNNKRERKKYFDLIISYLEKEI, from the coding sequence ATGGTTTACATATCTGCATCTATGTATGTGGAGGCAAAGCCTATTATAGATTATTACAATTTGAAGAAGGACGTGGACGAAAGATATTATCAAGTTTTTAAAAGCGATAATATGAGATTGATAATAACAGGCGTTGGCAAGGTTAATTGTGCTGCAGCAACATCACACCTTTTAGCTAAGATACCGCCTGATGATGGTGATATTGTGGTGAATGTGGGCATTTGTGGTGCGAAAGATGGATTTCAAATTGGGACACCTTATCTTATCAATAAGATAAAAGATGCTTCAACAGGGAGAGACTATTATCCAGACATCCTTTTGAATCACGATCTTAAAGAATGCTCTATAGAGACCTTTGATAAGCCTCTTTCAAGTCAAGAGCTTTTAGAGGAAGAACTGTGCGATATGGAGTCCAGCGGTTTTTATGTTTCTGCATCAAAGTATGTAGAGCAGCACAGGATTTTTTTGATTAAGGTGGTTTCAGATAGAGTTGGTATTGATACGGTTTCTAAAGATGATGTTTTGAAGCTTATTCAAAACAATGTGGAGAAGATTGATGCTTTTATAAAAAGCGCTGAGGAGTTTGCAAAAGTTGACGGCAGTTTTTTCAAAAAAGAAGAACTTGAGCTGATGGAAAAGATTTTTTCTTCTTTGAAACTTACAAAAAGTTTAAAAGAAATCCTTTATAAATCATGTCTACACTACAAGGTGAGAACAGGCGATGATATTTTGTTTTTAGAGAATATTGGGCTTTCAGATGTCAACAATAAAAGAGAAAGAAAAAAGTATTTTGATTTAATCATCTCATATTTAGAGAAAGAAATATGA
- a CDS encoding DUF2922 domain-containing protein produces MAVQLQMNFKNKLGSNFRINVDNALETLTDGQVKAAMDTIISKNIFDTNGGELVEAVSASLVSTTEKEFAVK; encoded by the coding sequence GTGGCGGTACAGCTTCAGATGAACTTCAAAAATAAGCTTGGCAGCAATTTCAGAATAAATGTGGATAACGCACTTGAAACGCTTACCGATGGGCAAGTTAAAGCAGCTATGGATACTATAATCTCAAAAAACATATTTGACACAAATGGCGGTGAACTGGTAGAAGCAGTTAGCGCCAGCCTTGTATCTACAACCGAAAAAGAATTTGCAGTCAAATAA
- the yjeM gene encoding glutamate/gamma-aminobutyrate family transporter YjeM, whose translation MTTKENARKKLSQLSLILMIFTSVFGFTNMPRSFYLMGYGAIPWYILSGITFFIPFAFMMAEYGAAFKEESGGIYTWMEKSVGPLFAFTGTFMWYASYVVWLVNICSTIWIPLSNAIFGSDKTSELHFLGLNSTQTLGMLGIILIIVITFVASKGLSGVSKVASVGGTAVLLLNVVLLLGSLIVFIATGGKFKEPITGISSFVTSPNPSYATPLSVLSFVVFAIFAYGGTEVVGGVVDQTENAEKTFPRGMMIAASIIAVGYSLGIFLIGIFTNWKDVLSSDKINLANVAYVIMNNLGYQLGTSLGMGQAASISLGNWVARIVGISMFLALTGAFFTLAYAPLKQLVEGTPKELWPSNIGYVEDGIPKVAIWVQCGIVVAMIFLVSFGGDIAKVFFTRLVLMANVAMTLPYMFLIIAYPYFKGKSSIKKGYQVFKSKGMVMTVTILSAATVGFANFFTIIEPMTSGDYTSTIWMIIGPVFFSATALLLYRRYANKYLRALRDDE comes from the coding sequence ATGACAACAAAAGAAAATGCTAGAAAGAAGTTATCCCAATTATCATTGATTTTAATGATATTTACATCTGTCTTTGGTTTTACAAACATGCCCAGATCGTTTTACCTTATGGGATACGGCGCTATTCCTTGGTATATTTTATCAGGCATTACATTTTTCATCCCATTTGCATTTATGATGGCTGAGTATGGCGCTGCTTTCAAAGAAGAAAGCGGTGGTATTTATACATGGATGGAGAAATCCGTAGGGCCACTTTTTGCGTTTACAGGCACTTTTATGTGGTACGCATCGTATGTTGTATGGCTTGTAAACATATGCTCTACGATTTGGATTCCGCTTTCAAATGCCATATTTGGGAGCGATAAGACATCTGAGCTTCACTTTTTAGGGCTTAATTCTACACAGACGCTGGGAATGTTGGGAATTATCCTTATCATCGTCATAACTTTTGTAGCCAGCAAAGGGTTAAGCGGCGTTTCAAAAGTTGCATCTGTAGGTGGTACGGCTGTGCTTTTGCTAAACGTTGTTCTTCTACTTGGTTCTTTGATAGTGTTTATTGCTACAGGTGGAAAGTTTAAAGAGCCGATTACGGGAATTAGTTCGTTTGTGACATCGCCAAATCCTTCTTATGCAACACCGCTTTCTGTCTTGTCGTTCGTGGTGTTCGCGATTTTCGCTTACGGCGGCACAGAAGTGGTGGGTGGTGTTGTAGATCAGACGGAAAATGCTGAAAAGACATTCCCGAGAGGTATGATGATAGCCGCTTCAATAATAGCTGTAGGTTATTCATTAGGCATTTTCTTAATCGGCATTTTTACAAATTGGAAAGACGTTTTGTCTTCTGACAAGATAAACTTAGCCAATGTTGCGTACGTGATAATGAACAATCTTGGCTATCAGTTAGGGACAAGTTTAGGCATGGGACAAGCAGCATCTATTTCATTGGGAAATTGGGTTGCCAGGATCGTAGGCATATCCATGTTTTTAGCGCTTACAGGAGCGTTTTTCACACTTGCTTATGCGCCACTTAAACAGCTTGTAGAAGGTACTCCAAAAGAGCTGTGGCCATCCAACATAGGTTACGTTGAGGATGGAATACCAAAGGTAGCTATATGGGTTCAGTGTGGCATCGTGGTGGCTATGATATTTTTGGTGTCATTTGGTGGAGATATTGCGAAGGTATTCTTCACAAGGCTTGTTTTGATGGCTAATGTTGCTATGACGCTGCCTTATATGTTCCTAATCATCGCATATCCTTATTTTAAAGGCAAAAGCAGCATAAAGAAAGGATATCAAGTGTTTAAAAGCAAAGGAATGGTGATGACTGTCACTATATTAAGTGCGGCTACGGTAGGTTTTGCTAATTTCTTCACCATTATAGAGCCTATGACATCAGGTGACTATACGTCCACTATATGGATGATAATTGGGCCTGTATTTTTCTCAGCGACAGCTCTCCTTCTTTACAGAAGGTATGCAAATAAATATTTAAGAGCTTTAAGGGATGACGAATGA
- a CDS encoding MTH1187 family thiamine-binding protein: MSILEINFVPVGTGSASYSSFVQEAVELLNTRGLKYTVTPTSTVIEGNTKELMKVAEEIHNIPFKDGAMRVVTNIMIDERRDKPDNMEKRVSEVIS, from the coding sequence ATGTCAATATTAGAAATAAACTTTGTCCCTGTAGGAACAGGAAGCGCTTCTTACTCAAGTTTTGTCCAAGAGGCTGTAGAACTTTTAAACACGAGAGGCCTTAAATACACCGTTACACCTACATCGACAGTAATCGAAGGAAATACAAAAGAACTTATGAAAGTAGCAGAGGAAATTCACAACATACCATTTAAAGATGGGGCAATGAGGGTTGTGACAAACATCATGATTGACGAAAGGCGAGATAAACCGGATAACATGGAAAAGAGAGTAAGTGAAGTAATCAGTTGA
- the pepV gene encoding dipeptidase PepV, producing MVLDQYVDALKDDLVKSTQEIIKIKSTEGDVKPGMPYGEGVAKALELALDIAKSLGFKTKNVDGYVGYAEYGEGDEMVGVLGHLDVVPEGDGWDYPPYGGEIHDGKIYGRGATDDKGPIMAALYALKAIKDSGLKLNKRVRILFGTNEETGSKEIEHYLKHDESPSIGFTPDANYPVIYAEKGITMFEVVKDFKKKSQDMVIKYIKGGNRPNMVPDYCECGIYVKYEDKRKAIHDEAKRFKDVSGFDLDSEVEGDMLIVKSRGVSAHGSLPHLGKNAIMQLLMFLNVIYQAEDDVKDFIDFFAKNVGLETDGKTFGVYLKDDTGELSFNVGTINFDEEKGSIGLNIRYPVTYKYEDLMNPFNAKISEHGMRVENMMHQPPLYFPKDHFLIKTLMKVYEDVTGRKDEPLSIGGGTYAKEMKNMVAFGPIFPGKPDLDHQANEYIEIDDLVLNAKIYARAIYELAK from the coding sequence ATGGTATTAGATCAGTATGTAGATGCTTTAAAAGACGACTTAGTCAAGTCGACGCAAGAAATCATCAAGATAAAAAGCACTGAGGGGGACGTGAAGCCGGGGATGCCTTATGGCGAAGGAGTTGCAAAGGCATTGGAATTAGCTTTAGACATAGCTAAAAGCCTGGGCTTCAAGACGAAAAATGTAGACGGATATGTAGGGTATGCAGAATACGGTGAAGGCGATGAGATGGTAGGCGTCTTAGGGCATCTGGATGTAGTGCCTGAAGGGGACGGCTGGGATTATCCACCTTATGGCGGCGAAATCCATGATGGCAAAATATACGGCAGGGGGGCAACAGACGATAAAGGACCTATAATGGCTGCTCTTTACGCATTAAAAGCCATAAAAGATTCTGGGCTTAAATTAAACAAGAGAGTAAGGATACTTTTTGGCACGAATGAGGAGACAGGCTCTAAAGAGATAGAGCACTACCTTAAACATGATGAATCACCGTCAATCGGCTTTACGCCAGATGCCAATTATCCAGTCATATACGCAGAAAAAGGCATCACCATGTTTGAAGTAGTAAAGGATTTTAAAAAGAAGTCTCAAGATATGGTTATTAAGTATATAAAAGGCGGCAATAGACCTAATATGGTGCCAGACTACTGTGAATGCGGTATTTATGTAAAATATGAAGACAAGAGAAAAGCTATTCATGATGAAGCTAAGAGGTTTAAGGATGTTTCAGGATTTGATTTAGACAGCGAAGTAGAAGGTGACATGCTTATAGTAAAATCCCGCGGCGTATCAGCTCATGGCAGTCTTCCGCACCTTGGGAAGAATGCGATAATGCAGCTTTTGATGTTTTTAAATGTCATATATCAAGCTGAAGACGATGTGAAAGATTTCATAGACTTTTTCGCTAAAAACGTCGGACTTGAGACAGATGGCAAGACATTTGGAGTTTACCTAAAGGATGATACAGGTGAGCTTTCGTTTAACGTAGGCACTATCAATTTTGACGAGGAGAAAGGCTCAATAGGTTTAAATATAAGGTATCCTGTGACATATAAGTACGAAGACTTGATGAATCCATTTAATGCGAAGATAAGTGAACACGGCATGAGAGTAGAAAACATGATGCATCAGCCGCCGCTTTATTTCCCTAAAGATCATTTCCTCATAAAGACCCTTATGAAAGTCTATGAGGATGTGACAGGAAGAAAAGATGAGCCATTGTCGATTGGCGGTGGAACCTACGCTAAAGAGATGAAAAATATGGTGGCATTTGGACCGATTTTCCCAGGCAAACCAGACCTTGACCATCAGGCAAATGAGTACATTGAGATAGACGATCTCGTCTTAAACGCTAAGATATACGCCCGTGCCATATACGAGCTGGCAAAGTAA